The sequence below is a genomic window from Micromonospora aurantiaca ATCC 27029.
CAGAGGCCGATCGACCAGGAGTCGTCGAACAGCCCGAGGCCCTGGCTCGCGGCGGCGACTGTGACCTGCTCCCGGCTCGCGCCGTTGGCGGTCGCGACCGGCTTCTTCATCGAGCCGGACACGTCGATGACGCAGAGCATCCGGCCCGACTGGGTGGCCACCGACCAGGTCGTGGTCGCGGTCGAGATGGCACCCGGGTCGAGGTCGGCCGCGCCGCCCTGGCCCGACGGCGGCACCTGGCTCGCGCCGCCGTTGGCCGGGCTCGGTGCGCCGGTCGGCGCCTGGAAACCCCGGCCCCAGTTGCCGTCCGGCGCGCGCAGCGCCTGCGAGGCGAGCCGGTCCTTGAAGCCCGGCGTACGCAGGACCTCGAAGAGGACCCGGGCGGCGGACGCCTTGGTCGGCTCGATGCCGGGCAGCACCGCGAACGGGTAGTCCAGCGGGATCGGCGCCGGCTCCAGGTAGAGCGCGGCGAGCCGGATCGGCGGCTTGGTGCTGTTGTAGGCGATCACGTCCTCCTCGGACAGCGCCGCCGCCCCCAGCCCGTTGGCGATCGCCGTCGGGTCGGACGAGCGCGGGAACCGCGCGAGGAGGTCCTGCCGCAGCGAGGAACGGTTGGTCGCCAGCGCCCGCAGTGCGCCGACCATCGCCTCCTGCGCCTTCGGCGAGCCGGACTCGCCGGTGGAGCTGGCCGCGGCGGTCAGCGACAGCAGGCCGGACAGGCCGGCCGCGTCCTGGGTCGGCTCGACGATCCCGGCCCGCAGCGGCTTGCTGGCGGTGACCTGGGTCAGCAGGTCGGACCAGCGGAGCTTCTTGTCCGGCCACCCTATGCGCGAGGCCACCGGCTCGGGCAGCGCCACCACGACCGGGCTACGGGCGATCGAGGCGCCGTTGGTCGGCGCGAACGCGCTGGCCCCGCCGCTCTTGAGCCGGACCAGCCAGGTCGACGAGTCCGGCACCCAGACGTCGGGGGTGACAGCGGTGCCGCTGGCCTGCCCGACGCCGGCGAGCGTGGCGCCGTGCTTGCTCGCCACCGCGGCGGCCACCTCGACCGACTCGGACGAGGAGACGTTCACCGCGATGCAGGTCCCGCCCACCGCCGCACCGTCGGCGACCCACTGGTCGGCGGCGGCGCGCACCGCGGGGGCGATCTCCGGGGCGGTCGCCACCGACAGCTCGATCCGGCCCGAACAGTTCGGGCCGGCCAGCTGCTGGTAGCCGAACCAGGAGCCGGCTACGACGGCGACCAGGGCGGCCGCCACGGCGGCGGCACCTGCTCCGCGGAGGTGAGAACGCATGCGATGGCGGCCAGACACGGTGACCATCTTGCGTACCTCGTGGGGTTACCACCACAACCGTTCGGACGAAAGTTACGCAGCAGAAACAGTTGATCAGCTAACTCATACGCTAAGTTACTGGTCAGTCATTTATGGTGATGTCAATCCACTTCGGACCGCCAATTGGTAACCGTCCGGTCACGGTAGGACGCACGTCGGGCTCGCCACCGGCACCGGCTCCCCCACCGGCTCGGGCACCCCGCCGTCCGGATCGACCCGGAAGATCCTGATCATGTCGGCCCGCTCGTCGGCCACGTACAGGTGCTCACCGGCGAACGCGAAGTGCCGCGGCCACTCACCGCCGGTGTCGACCTCGGCCACCAGCTCCGGCGCGGCGCCGTCCAGCGCGAAGACAGCGATCGTGCCCACGCCGCGGTTGCCCACGTAGAGGAAACGCCCGCCCGGCCCGACGGCCACCTCGGAGGGCTGGACGTGGCCGGTCCGGCCGCTGGCGTCGACACGCGTCGACTGACGCGGCCCGTCCGGCGTCAGCTCGTACGCGGTGACAGTGGCGTCCAGCTCACCGACGAGCCAGCAACGCCGCCCGTCCGGGTGCCGGGCGAGGTGCCGGGGACCGGTCCCGGGCGCCGTCCGCAGCCGGGGCTCCCGCTCGGCCAGCCGGCCGGTGGACGCGTCGACGTCGTACCGGTAGACGGAGTCGGTGCCCAGGTCGACCGCGAGCAGCCCACCCCCGGCCGGGTCGGGCGAGACCATGTGGCAGTGCGCGTGCTCCTGCCGCTGCGGGTCGGCGCCGTGCCCGGAGTGCCGGACCAGGTCGGTGCGCTCCCCCGGCACGCCGTCGGCGTCCAGGCCGAACACCGCCACGCTGCCGCCGCCGTAGTTCGCCACGAACAGGTGCCGCCCGTCCGGGGCGACCGCCAGGTGGCACGGCTCCGCGCCACCTGTCTCGCGGACGCCCAGCGGCGTGAGATCGCCGTCCGGGGCGAGCCGGAACGCGCTCACCAGCCCGTCGGGCAGCTCGTTGCACCCGTACAGCACCGGCAGCGCCGGATGCCGCACCAGGAACGACGGCGACGGGGTGACCGCCACGACGCCCAGCGGGGTCAGTTCCCCGGTCGCCCGGTCCCGCCGGGCCGCCACGACGCCCTCGGCCCGCCCACCCGTCTCCGCCGTGTAGCCGCCGATGTGGACGATCTCGTCCTGCCCGGTCACCGCTCCCACCTCTCGTCGGTCCTGACTGCGATCCAACCAGAGGCTTCCCGGTGACGCGCCCGGTCAGTCCTGCCAGACCCGACGGATCGGGCGTCGAGGGCTCAGCCCACCGGCACCGGCTCGCCGCGCTGCCGCGCCACGTGCTCGACGAGCGAGATCAGCACCAGCTTGCCCGACTGCCGGTCCCGGGCGTCGCAGAGCACGAGCGGGACGTCCGGGTCGAGGTCCAGGGCGTCGCGGACCGCCTCCAGGCCGAACCGGCGGGAGCCCTCGAAGCAGTTGACGCCCACCACGAACGGGATGCCCCGCTGCTCGAAGTAGTCGATCGAGGGGAAGCAGTCGGCCAGCCGCCGGGTGTCGGCGAGCACCACCGCGCCGAGCGCGCCGAACGCCAGCTCGTCCCAGAGGAACCAGAACCGGTCCTGGCCCGGGGTGCCGAACAGGTAGACCTGGAGGTCGTCGTTGATGGTGATCCGGCCGAAGTCCATCGCCACCGTCGTCGTCGACTTCTGCTCGACCCCGGAGACGTCGTCGGTGCCGAGCCCGGCCCCGGTCAGGACCTCCTCGGTCTGCAACGGCCGGACCTCACTCAACGCGCTGACCAGCGTCGTCTTTCCGGCGCCGAAGCCACCGGCGATGAGGATCTTCAAAGCCAGCGGCACTCGCGGCGCCCCCGGCTCCCGGTCATAGCGCACGGAGTCCACTGACCACCGCCTTGAGGATGTTGTCGTCGGGCAGGTACGCGGTGGCCGGTGGCCGGTGCACCGCGACGAGCCCATGGGCGAGAAGGTCGCCGAGCAGCACCCGGACCACGCCCACGGCGAGGTCCAGGTCGGCGGCGAGGTCGGCCACGGCCTTCGGCCGCCGGGCCAGCTCGATCAGGCGGCGGTGCTCCGGCTGCAGACCGGGCGTGCCGGCCGGGTCCGCGTCAGAAGTGGCGAGCACGAACGCCAGCAGGTCGAAGCCGTCGACGGGTGGGCGCACCCGGCCGCCGGTGAGCGTGTACGGACGCACCACCGGCCCGGCGTCGGCGTCCAGCCACTCGTGCTGCGGCCCCGGCGACTCAGCGCGCATCGGTCCGCTCCCCCGCCACCCGGCTCGGCGCGGCCAGGTTCTCCCCGACCCGGATGACGAGCATCGCCATCTCGTACGCCACCAGGCCGATGTCGGCGTCGGCGTCGCTGGCCACCGCCAGGCAGGCGCCCTGCCCGGCGGCGGTCACGAACAGGTAGGCCGACTCCATCTCCACCACCGTCTGGCGGACCGCGCCGCCGCCCAGGTGCCGGGTGGCGCCCTTGGCCAGCCCGGAGAAGCCGGACGCCAGCGCGCAGAGGTGTTCCGCGTCGGTGCGGTCCTGGTCGGTGGAGGCGCCGAGCAGGAGCCCGTCCGCCGAGAGCACCACCGCCTGGCGGGCGGCGGGGACACGCTCCACCAGGTCGTCGAGCAGCCAGTCGAGATCGGCGTTCTGCCGCGTCGTGTGCACCACTAGGCGTCCCTCTCAGTCGCGGTTCGTTGGTCCGGCGCCGGCGGGGCGGGCTGAACGGCTGGCCCCGCGGTGGTGGACGGCGTACCGGTGTCGCGCGGTTCGGTGGTGGGGGTGGTCGGATCGGTTCCGGCGGCGCGCGAGCCGTCCCGGCGTCCCCGCGCGGTGCCGGCCTGCAACGCGGACATGGCCCGGCGGGCCTCCTCCGGGGTGCGGTGGGCCGGGGTGTCGGCGACCGCCGCGCGGGGTCGCGCGGTCGCGCCGCGGCGCCGGATCCGACGAGGCAGGCCGTCGCCGTCGGCGGGTGGCTCCACAGTCGAGGCGCGGGCCGACTGCAACGGGACGACTGTGTTCTCCGACCGGTCCCGGCCCGGCCGGGCCGGCCGCCCCGGCCGGGGCACAGTGGTCAGCCGGGTCACCTTGGCCAGGCGCCGCCGTTCCGGCCCGGCGGAGGCGTCCGCGCCCACCGGCGGCTCGTCGGTGATCAGTTCCGACGGTACGAACACCGCGGCGACGATCCCGGCCGGGCGGGACGGCCGCAGCTCCACCCGTACGCCGTGCCGGGCGGCCAGGCGGGCCACCACGAACAGCCCGAGCCGGGCACTGCCGGCCGGGTCGAACTCCGGCGGCTCGGCCAGCTTGCGGTTGGCCTCGGCCAGGGCCGGCGCGGACATGCCCAGCCCCCGGTCGGTGATCTCGATGGTGTAGCCGCCCGGGACGCTCCGGCCGCTGACGTCCACCCGGGTGCCGGGCGGGGAGAACGTGGTCGCGTTCTCGATCAGCTCGGCGAGCAGGTGGATCACGTCGCCGACGGCCCGGCCCAGCACCCCGGCCGGCGCCACCTCGCCCACGTCGACCCGGTCGTACGCCTCGACCTCGGAGATCGCGCCGCGCATCACGTCGACAGCCGCGACCGGGCGGCGCCAGCCCCGTCCGGGCGCGGCACCGGCGAGGATGACCAGGTCCTCGGCGTGCCGCCGCAGCCGTGTCGCCAGGTGGTCGACCTGGAACAGCCCGGCCAGCTCGTCCGGGTCCTCGGTCCGCCGTTCCAGCCGGTCCAGCAGCGCCAGCTGCCGGTGCACCAGCCCCTGGCTGCGCCGGGCGAGGTTGAGGATCACCTCGTTGAAGCCCCGGCGCAGCGTGACCTCGTCGACGGCGGCGCGGACAGCGGTCCGGCGCACCTCGTTGAAGGCGCGCGCCACCTGGCCGATCTCGTCGCCGCCGTGGTCCAGCTCGGGCGCCTCCCGGGCCACGTCGACCTCCTCGCCCCGGCGCAGCCGGGCGACCACGTCGGGCAGCCGGCGTTCGGCCACCTCGGTCGCGGCGGCGCGTACGCCGGTCAGCCGCTGCGCCAGCGACCGGCCGACCCGCAGCGCCACCAGCACGCACACCACGATCGCGATCAGGCCCAGCACACCGGCGGCGGCGAGCTGCACGAGGATCCGGGTGGCCATCGGCACCGACCGCTCGGCCAGGGCGTCCGCGCCGCGCAGCTCGAAGTCGCGCAGGCTCTGCCAGACCTCGGCGTGACCGGTGTCCCACGCCCGCATGTCGAACCGGGCGGGCAGCGCGGACGAGCGGATCAGGCTGTCCTGGAGCGCGCGCAGCTTGAGGAACCCGGCACCCTCGGTCATCCGCTGGTACGCGGTCCGCTCCCCCGGCGGCAGGTCGGCGACCGCGATCTCGGCCAGGAAACGCTGGTTCTCGACTGTGCGTACCAGTTGCTCGTGCTCGCCCTCGGCGTACCGGCCCGCGGTGACGGCGCCGGCCAGCAGCGCGTCGGCCTGGCCGAGCAGTTCCCGGGACCGGCCCAGAGCGGTCAGCGCCGTCGCCTCCCGGTTGAGCTGCGCGTCGGGCAGCGCGGCCATCGCGCCGAACGCCTGGAACGCCGAGCCGATCATGCCGCTGTAGAGCCCGACGGCGCCGGCCCGGTCGACCTTCCGGTCGTCGATGAAGGCGCGCCCGGCGGGCAGCGCGTCGAGCGCCGAGACCAGTTGGTCGAGCCGGTTGTCGAGCTGGGCGTCGGCGACGTCGCGCAGGTCCCCGCCGTCGACCTTGCGGCGCAGCTCGACGATCGCGTCGTCGGTGCGTACCCGCTGCTCGGTCAGCTCGGGGAGGGCGCGGTCACCGGCGAGCTGGACCACCGACAGCCGCCGCTCCCGTTGCAGCTCGGCCACCACGGCCTCGCCGGGACGGCCCAGATCGTAGAGGAGGGTACGCGCGGAGAGCAGGTCGAGCGCGGGCCCGAAGGTGAGCGTGGTGGCGAAGATCCACAACGCCAGCAGCCCGGTCACCGGGCCGATGACCAGCGCGGTCAGCTTGGCGCGGATCGGCCAGTCACGGGTGTTCAATCAGACCTCGCCCGGGAAGGTGTCGCTCGGTGGCGCCGGCAGCGGCCGTCACGTTCGCCGGCCACGACGCCGGGCCCCGGCCCGGACGCCTTGGGCAGGATACGTAATCCGGGGCGGATGCACTACCGGCCGTCTCGGCTCTCGCTACGGTCCGAGACGGGCAGGAGGGCCTCAGTCGGACATCGGCCCGGCACCGGACGGCGGTCGCGACATCGCGCCTTTTCCCGGCCGGGGCGGAAAGTACGGCACAACGGGATTGGCGATCACCCGCGCGAGGGAATACCAGCGTGCGAAGGAGGAGCCATGTCGTCCACCCAGGTAGTCGTCATAGTCATCGTCGTCGCCGTCATCGCCGCGCTCGTCGCGGTCGCCGTGGTCGCCAGCCGCCGCCGGGCGCTGCGCGAGCGCTTCGGCCCCGAGTACGACCGGGTCGTCGCCGAGCAGGACAGCCGCAGCGCCGCCGAGCGTGAGCTGCGGGAACGCGAGCGCCGGCACGCCGAGCTGGAGCTGACCCCGCTGAGCCCGGAGTCCCGGGCCCGCTACGCCGCCGCCTGGGAGGAACTCCAGGTGCGCTTTGTCGACTCCCCCGCGGAGACCGTCGGCGAGGCCGACGAGCTGGTGAGCCGCCTGATCGCCGAGCGCGGATACCCCACCGGGGACTTCTCGGACCAGATCGCCCACCTCTCCGTCGAGCACGCCCGCACCCTCACCCACTACCGCGACGCCCACGAGATCCGGCAGCGCAACGAGCGCGGTGAGGCCGGCACCGAGGACCTCCGGCAGGCGCTCGTGCACTACCGGGCCCTCTTCGCCGACCTGCTCGGCGAGGAGCCGGTGCCCACGTCCACGCAGCAGCCGGAGCAGCGCCACCCCGACCACGACCACGACGTCCCGAGCCGCTGAGGAGGCCGCCGCCATGCGCCAGGAGGAACAGCAGGTCACGCAGGACCACCCCGAGGCCGTCCGGTCCGCACCGGTGCCGGTGCCGCAGCCGGGTGAGCACACCGACGCCGGCCGGCGCGACGCCGACCGGGCCGACGTACCCGAGGACGCACTGGACGACCGGGGCACCTTCGACGACCCGGCGGTCGCCGACGAGCGGCGCGACGCCGAGGTCGACGAGACCCGCGCCTACGACGCCGGGGAGCTGCGCGACGCGGCCGACCGGACCGACGACGACGGGCGGGCCCCGTACCACGAGCCGGCGCCGCTGCCGACGGCGTTCGGGGCGGCCACGGTGGGCGACGCGGTCGCCGCCTCGGCCCTGGCGGGCGGTCGCCCGCAGGACGAGCGCGACGCGCGCGACGAGGACACCGCGGCGCCGGGCGACGGCGCGCCGGGACGTACCGACCCGCTGGACGACGAGCGGGCCGACCCGACGGCCGGGGACCGCCTGCACGACCGCGACCGCTGGGACGCCGAGCACACCGACGGCGACGGCCGGGACGACCGAACCGGCGACGACGTGGCCCGGGACGACCGCGTGGTCGACGGCGTCCGCCGGGACGACGCGGTCGCCGACGGCGCGGTCGGGTACGGCAGCGCCGAGCCCGGCCTGGTCGACCCGGACGCCGAGGCCGTCCCCGCGGCCGACGGCGCCGACCGGCGGCACGACCGGGTGGACACCGACACCGCCACCGCGGCGGCGGGCGCGGCAGCCGCCGGCGCGGCGCTGTCCGGCGCGGAGCGGCCCACGCCCGGCGCGGTACCCGCCGACGCGGCGACGCTGTTCGCGCCGGAGGCCGCGCAGGGTTTCCGGGATCGCTGGCGCGACGTGCAGCTCCGCTTCGTGGACGACCCGCGCGCCGCGGTCGGCGAGGCGGAGTCGCTGGTCGAGGAGGCGATCGAGGCGCTCTCCACCGCCCTGCGGGAGCAGCGCACCCGGCTCGGCGCCTGGCAGGAGTCCGGCTCCACCGACACCGAGCAGCTCCGGGTGGCCGTACGCGGCTACCGCGACTTCCTGGACCGCGTGCTGGGCCGCTGAGAAACCGCCACGAAGCCCCGGCCGGTGACCGGCCGGGGCTTCCGCGTACCCGGACCGAACAGCAGGTATGAAACCTCGCAATCCGGGTAGGTGCGGGCAGCGGTGCACACGAGGGGAGCACGGGCATGGGCGGCGGCGGCCTGCGGTTGAACATGAACGCCCTGGACTATCTGATCCTGGCGCTCTACTTCGTCACGGTGCTCGGCGTCGGTTTCGCCGCCCGGCGCGCGATCCGTACCAGCGTGGACTTCTTCCTCTCCGGCCGCTCGCTCCCCGCCTGGGTCACCGGCCTGGCGTTCGTCTCGGCCAACCTGGGCGCGCTGGAGATCATCGGCATGGCCGCCAACGGCGCCCAGTACGGCATCATGACGGTGCACTACTACTGGATCGGCGCCGTGCCGGCGATGGTCTTCCTCGGCATCGTGATGATGCCGTTCTACTACGGCTCCAAGGTCCGCAGCGTCCCCGAGTACCTGCGGCTGCGCTTCAACCGCCCCACCCACCTGCTCAACGCGATCAGCTTCGCTGTCGCGCAGGTGCTCATCGCGGGCGTGAACCTCTACGCGCTGGCCCTGATCATGCAGGCGCTGCTGGGCTGGCCGCTCTGGTTCGCGATCATCGTCGGTGCGGTGATCGTGCTGGCGTACATCACCGTCGGCGGGCTCTCCGGCGCGATCTACAACGAGGTGCTCCAGTTCTTCGTGATCATCGCCGGTCTGGTGCCGATCACGGTGATCGGGCTGGTCAAGGTCGGCGGCGTCAGCGGCCTGATGGACGCGGTCCGCGACTCCAGACTCGGCGAGGCCGGACTGCACGCCTGGGAGGGCACCGGCAGCACCGGCAACCCGCTCGGCGCGCACTGGCTGGGCATCGTGTTCGGCCTGGGCTTCGTGCTCTCCTTCGGCTACTGGACCACCAACTTCGCCGAGGTGCAGCGCGCCCTGTCCGCACGGAACATGAGCGCCGCCCGGCGTACGCCGATCATCGCCGCGTACCCGAAGCTGCTCATCCCGGCGGTCACCGTGATCCCCGGCCTGATCGCCCTGGTCACCGTGAAAGGGCTGGGCGCCGACGAGGGCGACCTGGTCTACAACAACGCGATCCCGCTGCTCATGCGCGACCTGCTGCCCAACGGCGTGCTCGGGATCGCAGTCACCGGCCTGGTGGCCTCGTTCATGGCCGGCATGGCGGCGAACGTCAGCGGGTTCAACACCGTCTTCACGTACGACATCTGGCAGGCGTACTTCCGGCGGGACCTGCCGGACGAGCACTACGTGAAGGTGGGCCGGATCGCCACCGTCGGCGCGGTGGTCATCGGCATCGGCACCGCGTTCATCGCGGCCGGGTTCAGCAACATCATGAACTACATCCAGGCGCTGTTCTCGGTCTTCAACGCGCCGCTGTTCGGCACGTTCATCATCGGCATGTTCTGGCGGCGGATGACGCCGCTGGCCGGGTTCTGGTCGCTGCTGTCCGGCACTGTCGTCGCCACCGCCACGTACCTGCTCTACAAGGGCGGCGTGATCAGCTTCAACTCCGACCTGGAGGAGAGCTTCTGGGGCGCGGGCCTGGCCTTCGCCACGGTCGCGGTGGTGGCCGCGATCGTCACGCCGCTGACCCGGCCGAAGACCGACGACCAGCTGACCGGGCTGGTGTACGGCCTCAGCGACACCACGCTCGCCGACGACTCGCTGGCCGGCGACACCGCCTGGTACCGCTCCCCGGTGCTGCTCGGCGTCGTCGCCGTGATCCTCGCCGCCCTGTTCTACATCCCGGTCTTCTGAAGGAGGGGACGCACGCCATGGCAGACAACGCGGACCGCCACTACCAGGGCGGCGAGGCGCACGACCCGCTGGTCGACGAGACCGAGGACGCCCGGGAGGAACGCTCCGCCGCGGCCCGGCTGTTCGACATCCGCCGGGTCATCGGCGGCCTGTTCGTGGTGTACGGGCTGATCGTCGGCCTCATGGGGCTGTTCGACACGTCCGCCGAGATCGACAAGGCGCAGGGCGTCCGGATCAACCTGTGGGCCGGCGCGGCGATGCTGGTGTTCGGCCTGCTGATGCTGCTGTGGCAGCGGCTGCGCCCGACCGAGACGCCGGAGCCGCACCGCGACGAGTCCTGACCCCTCCGCCCGCATGGCGCGGCCCGCACCGGGTAGGCCACGGGGATCACGCGAAGGGACAGGAGGGCAGCAGCATGACCGATCGTGACCGCGGTGGCGAGCGGCCGCTGGAGGAGACCCCCGAGGTGGCCGCGGCGGTGGACGACGACAGCACGGTGCCCCAGTTGCGCAACGACGGCACCGACCCGGACAACCCGACCTTCACCGAGCCCGACGGCGCGGTGCCGGACACCGGGTCGCCGAACCTCATCGGTGACCCGTACGCGGCCGGGACCGGCGCGACCGGCACCGGTACCGGCGCCGCCCCGGACGACATCCGCACCGGCGCCGAGCAGCCCTGGGATCCGGAGGACCTGGTGCAGGCCCGGGGTCAGGACGTGACGCCGGAGAACCTGGAGCGGGCCCGCCGCGACCTGGCCGAGCTGGGCCGGGCGGCGATCGAGCGCACCGTTCCCTGACACCGGAACGGCCGAGGGCCCCTGGCCGACGTGGGCGTCGACCAGGGGCCCGGGGAACCCGCGCGGCGGTGCCTCACTCCCGCCGCCGCGGGTGGCCCTCACCGCGGCTCAGGAGAGCGGCGGGTACGCGTTCTGCATGAGCTGCTGGAACTGGGCCGGGAACCACGCGCCGGAGATCGGCGCGTCCGGCAGGGCGCCGGACATGCTGTTGCCGTTGCGGGCGT
It includes:
- a CDS encoding substrate-binding domain-containing protein, whose protein sequence is MRSHLRGAGAAAVAAALVAVVAGSWFGYQQLAGPNCSGRIELSVATAPEIAPAVRAAADQWVADGAAVGGTCIAVNVSSSESVEVAAAVASKHGATLAGVGQASGTAVTPDVWVPDSSTWLVRLKSGGASAFAPTNGASIARSPVVVALPEPVASRIGWPDKKLRWSDLLTQVTASKPLRAGIVEPTQDAAGLSGLLSLTAAASSTGESGSPKAQEAMVGALRALATNRSSLRQDLLARFPRSSDPTAIANGLGAAALSEEDVIAYNSTKPPIRLAALYLEPAPIPLDYPFAVLPGIEPTKASAARVLFEVLRTPGFKDRLASQALRAPDGNWGRGFQAPTGAPSPANGGASQVPPSGQGGAADLDPGAISTATTTWSVATQSGRMLCVIDVSGSMKKPVATANGASREQVTVAAASQGLGLFDDSWSIGLWTFSTNLQGSQDWSELVGIKPLSSNRGSLQRGLASIKPSSGNTGLYDTMLAAYKKVQQDWEPGKVNSIVLFTDGKNEDDDGISQKALLDQLNKLKDDEQPVQVIIIGIGTEVNRAELESITKVTGGGAFVTTDPSKIGEIFLRAIALRPPAPR
- a CDS encoding lactonase family protein, whose amino-acid sequence is MTGQDEIVHIGGYTAETGGRAEGVVAARRDRATGELTPLGVVAVTPSPSFLVRHPALPVLYGCNELPDGLVSAFRLAPDGDLTPLGVRETGGAEPCHLAVAPDGRHLFVANYGGGSVAVFGLDADGVPGERTDLVRHSGHGADPQRQEHAHCHMVSPDPAGGGLLAVDLGTDSVYRYDVDASTGRLAEREPRLRTAPGTGPRHLARHPDGRRCWLVGELDATVTAYELTPDGPRQSTRVDASGRTGHVQPSEVAVGPGGRFLYVGNRGVGTIAVFALDGAAPELVAEVDTGGEWPRHFAFAGEHLYVADERADMIRIFRVDPDGGVPEPVGEPVPVASPTCVLP
- a CDS encoding GTP-binding protein, with protein sequence MDSVRYDREPGAPRVPLALKILIAGGFGAGKTTLVSALSEVRPLQTEEVLTGAGLGTDDVSGVEQKSTTTVAMDFGRITINDDLQVYLFGTPGQDRFWFLWDELAFGALGAVVLADTRRLADCFPSIDYFEQRGIPFVVGVNCFEGSRRFGLEAVRDALDLDPDVPLVLCDARDRQSGKLVLISLVEHVARQRGEPVPVG
- a CDS encoding DUF742 domain-containing protein translates to MRAESPGPQHEWLDADAGPVVRPYTLTGGRVRPPVDGFDLLAFVLATSDADPAGTPGLQPEHRRLIELARRPKAVADLAADLDLAVGVVRVLLGDLLAHGLVAVHRPPATAYLPDDNILKAVVSGLRAL
- a CDS encoding roadblock/LC7 domain-containing protein, with amino-acid sequence MVHTTRQNADLDWLLDDLVERVPAARQAVVLSADGLLLGASTDQDRTDAEHLCALASGFSGLAKGATRHLGGGAVRQTVVEMESAYLFVTAAGQGACLAVASDADADIGLVAYEMAMLVIRVGENLAAPSRVAGERTDAR
- a CDS encoding sensor histidine kinase translates to MNTRDWPIRAKLTALVIGPVTGLLALWIFATTLTFGPALDLLSARTLLYDLGRPGEAVVAELQRERRLSVVQLAGDRALPELTEQRVRTDDAIVELRRKVDGGDLRDVADAQLDNRLDQLVSALDALPAGRAFIDDRKVDRAGAVGLYSGMIGSAFQAFGAMAALPDAQLNREATALTALGRSRELLGQADALLAGAVTAGRYAEGEHEQLVRTVENQRFLAEIAVADLPPGERTAYQRMTEGAGFLKLRALQDSLIRSSALPARFDMRAWDTGHAEVWQSLRDFELRGADALAERSVPMATRILVQLAAAGVLGLIAIVVCVLVALRVGRSLAQRLTGVRAAATEVAERRLPDVVARLRRGEEVDVAREAPELDHGGDEIGQVARAFNEVRRTAVRAAVDEVTLRRGFNEVILNLARRSQGLVHRQLALLDRLERRTEDPDELAGLFQVDHLATRLRRHAEDLVILAGAAPGRGWRRPVAAVDVMRGAISEVEAYDRVDVGEVAPAGVLGRAVGDVIHLLAELIENATTFSPPGTRVDVSGRSVPGGYTIEITDRGLGMSAPALAEANRKLAEPPEFDPAGSARLGLFVVARLAARHGVRVELRPSRPAGIVAAVFVPSELITDEPPVGADASAGPERRRLAKVTRLTTVPRPGRPARPGRDRSENTVVPLQSARASTVEPPADGDGLPRRIRRRGATARPRAAVADTPAHRTPEEARRAMSALQAGTARGRRDGSRAAGTDPTTPTTEPRDTGTPSTTAGPAVQPAPPAPDQRTATERDA
- a CDS encoding sodium:solute symporter family protein, yielding MGGGGLRLNMNALDYLILALYFVTVLGVGFAARRAIRTSVDFFLSGRSLPAWVTGLAFVSANLGALEIIGMAANGAQYGIMTVHYYWIGAVPAMVFLGIVMMPFYYGSKVRSVPEYLRLRFNRPTHLLNAISFAVAQVLIAGVNLYALALIMQALLGWPLWFAIIVGAVIVLAYITVGGLSGAIYNEVLQFFVIIAGLVPITVIGLVKVGGVSGLMDAVRDSRLGEAGLHAWEGTGSTGNPLGAHWLGIVFGLGFVLSFGYWTTNFAEVQRALSARNMSAARRTPIIAAYPKLLIPAVTVIPGLIALVTVKGLGADEGDLVYNNAIPLLMRDLLPNGVLGIAVTGLVASFMAGMAANVSGFNTVFTYDIWQAYFRRDLPDEHYVKVGRIATVGAVVIGIGTAFIAAGFSNIMNYIQALFSVFNAPLFGTFIIGMFWRRMTPLAGFWSLLSGTVVATATYLLYKGGVISFNSDLEESFWGAGLAFATVAVVAAIVTPLTRPKTDDQLTGLVYGLSDTTLADDSLAGDTAWYRSPVLLGVVAVILAALFYIPVF